The Primulina eburnea isolate SZY01 chromosome 8, ASM2296580v1, whole genome shotgun sequence genome contains a region encoding:
- the LOC140839470 gene encoding enoyl-[acyl-carrier-protein] reductase [NADH], chloroplastic-like isoform X1 yields MHYSSVWVLVQVVCYERAQIHGFDCLHLKMAAAAASSIQITALKPALSPARNFFRGSLAKVGTYSQEAPLSRLLPSISSGQYLRRTFTSSPARFDKVITKASSEAGENKLASGLPIDLKSKRAFIAGVADDNGYGWAIAKSLAAAGAEIVLGTWVPALNIFETSLRRGKFDESRVLPDGSLMEITKVYALDAVFDTPEDVREDIKTNKRYAGSSNWTVMEVAECVRQDFGSIDILVHSLANGPEVTKPLLETSRKGYLAAISASSYFYVSLLKHFLPLINPGGSSLSLTYIASERIIPGYGGGMSSAKAALESDTRMLLLTITIVTLVCFSLKFLELIH; encoded by the exons GTTTGCACTTGAAAATGGCAGCTGCTGCAGCTTCAAGCATTCAGATCACGGCATTGAAACCAGCTCTTTCCCCAGCAAGAAATTTTTTTAGAGGTAGTTTGGCAAAGGTTGGCACTTATTCCCAAGAAGCCCCCTTGTCCAGGTTATTACCCAGTATATCATCAGGACAATATCTCAGACGCACCTTCACATCATCTCCTGCAAGATTTGACAAAGTAATCACCAAGGCATCGTCTGAAGCTGGTGAAAATAAGCTTGCGTCTGGATTGCCGATTGATTTGAaaa GTAAGAGGGCATTTATTGCTGGTGTAGCTGATGATAATGGATATGGTTGGGCTATTGCAAAATCATTGGCCGCAGCTGGAGCTGAAATTGTCCTTGGCACGTGGGTGCCA GCACTGAACATATTTGAAACAAGTCTACGTCGTGGGAAGTTCGATGAATCACGCGT GCTGCCTGATGGTTCTTTGATGGAGATCACCAAAGTCTATGCATTAGATGCAGTTTTTGACACTCCAGAAGATGTTCGTGAAGAT ATAAAAACAAATAAACGTTATGCAGGATCAAGTAATTGGACTGTCATG GAAGTAGCAGAATGTGTGAGACAGGATTTTGGCAGCATTGACATTCTTGTTCACTCTCTAGCTAATGGGCCAGAG GTTACAAAGCCTCTGCTCGAAACCTCAAGAAAGGGATATCTTGCCGCAATATCTGCATCGAGTTACTTTTATGTTTCCTTACTAAAGCATTTTCTTCCACTTATCAATCCAG GTGGTTCTTCACTTTCTCTAACGTATATTGCGTCTGAAAGAATCATCCCAGG GTACGGAGGTGGAATGAGCTCTGCTAAAGCAGCACTAGAGAGTGATACAAGGATGCTTTTACTAACAATAACTATAGTTACTTTAGTTtgtttttcattaaaatttCTCGAATTAATCCATTGA
- the LOC140839470 gene encoding enoyl-[acyl-carrier-protein] reductase [NADH], chloroplastic-like isoform X4, protein MAAAAASSIQITALKPALSPARNFFRGSLAKVGTYSQEAPLSRLLPSISSGQYLRRTFTSSPARFDKVITKASSEAGENKLASGLPIDLKSKRAFIAGVADDNGYGWAIAKSLAAAGAEIVLGTWVPALNIFETSLRRGKFDESRVLPDGSLMEITKVYALDAVFDTPEDVREDIKTNKRYAGSSNWTVMEVAECVRQDFGSIDILVHSLANGPEVTKPLLETSRKGYLAAISASSYFYVSLLKHFLPLINPGGSSLSLTYIASERIIPGYGGGMSSAKAALESDTRMLLLTITIVTLVCFSLKFLELIH, encoded by the exons ATGGCAGCTGCTGCAGCTTCAAGCATTCAGATCACGGCATTGAAACCAGCTCTTTCCCCAGCAAGAAATTTTTTTAGAGGTAGTTTGGCAAAGGTTGGCACTTATTCCCAAGAAGCCCCCTTGTCCAGGTTATTACCCAGTATATCATCAGGACAATATCTCAGACGCACCTTCACATCATCTCCTGCAAGATTTGACAAAGTAATCACCAAGGCATCGTCTGAAGCTGGTGAAAATAAGCTTGCGTCTGGATTGCCGATTGATTTGAaaa GTAAGAGGGCATTTATTGCTGGTGTAGCTGATGATAATGGATATGGTTGGGCTATTGCAAAATCATTGGCCGCAGCTGGAGCTGAAATTGTCCTTGGCACGTGGGTGCCA GCACTGAACATATTTGAAACAAGTCTACGTCGTGGGAAGTTCGATGAATCACGCGT GCTGCCTGATGGTTCTTTGATGGAGATCACCAAAGTCTATGCATTAGATGCAGTTTTTGACACTCCAGAAGATGTTCGTGAAGAT ATAAAAACAAATAAACGTTATGCAGGATCAAGTAATTGGACTGTCATG GAAGTAGCAGAATGTGTGAGACAGGATTTTGGCAGCATTGACATTCTTGTTCACTCTCTAGCTAATGGGCCAGAG GTTACAAAGCCTCTGCTCGAAACCTCAAGAAAGGGATATCTTGCCGCAATATCTGCATCGAGTTACTTTTATGTTTCCTTACTAAAGCATTTTCTTCCACTTATCAATCCAG GTGGTTCTTCACTTTCTCTAACGTATATTGCGTCTGAAAGAATCATCCCAGG GTACGGAGGTGGAATGAGCTCTGCTAAAGCAGCACTAGAGAGTGATACAAGGATGCTTTTACTAACAATAACTATAGTTACTTTAGTTtgtttttcattaaaatttCTCGAATTAATCCATTGA
- the LOC140839472 gene encoding non-structural maintenance of chromosomes element 4 homolog A-like, translating into MMEGMCAMEVKLNMEELTQEEDILSKSRSTIRSYYREIENRINEEKDEIAHVYSDKFMVIMNEVETTHQHVSKPREQVADAETLLGLTSSLVPQLRCILASGGVTPAEFLSCLIKEFGRRKSIKGIAGAEPIISWKNIGDLVSSTFMNGLSCMTMIGPMKNELKQRKLTLRAKRSRTKGKCRPEEVEKVAEVITDTDRNMLTMFDVLKKEKKTKVENLMFNRNSFAQTIENLFAMSFLVKDGRVHIDVDENRSQIAMPRNGPSAEDIENGVVTSHQFIFRFDFDDWKLMKSHVPQEKELMPHRDAVFGEAKQEPNCKVDSISNGSQPIYTPPVKKFSRIFGRFVQLSELTEVGYTSCKRKRSQMSAIHM; encoded by the exons ATGATGGAAGGAATGTGTGCTATGGAAGTGAAGTTAAATATGGAGGAGTTGACTCAGGAGGAAGATATTTTATCAAAGAGCAGAAGTACTATTCGTTCCTATTACCGTGAAATAGAGAACCGCATCAATG AAGAAAAAGACGAAATAGCACATGTTTATTCAGATAAGTTTATGGTCATCATGAACGAAGTGGAAACCACGCATCAACATG TCAGCAAGCCGAGGGAGCAAGTTGCAGACGCAGAGACTTTGCTAGGCCTGACAAGCTCTTTGGTGCCTCAGTTAAGATGCATACTAGCTAGTGGAGGCGTTACCCCTGCTGAATTTTTATCCTGTTTGATAAAAGAATTTGGGCGACGAAAAAGTATCAAGGGAATTGCAGGAGCTGAACCAATAATTTCGTGGAAGAACATTGGTGATCTTGTTTCATCCACTTTCATGAATGGACTTAGTTGCATGACAAT GATTGGACCTATGAAAAATGAGCTTAAGCAACGGAAGTTGACTCTTCGTGCAAAACGTTCAAGAACAAAAGGGAAATGTCGACCAGAAGAG GTCGAAAAAGTTGCTGAAGTGATTACGGACACTGACAGAAACATGCTCACAATGTTTGATGTGTTAAAGAAGGAGAAGAAAACTAAAGTGGAAAATCTGATGTTCAACCGAAATTCTTTTGCTCAGACGATTGAGAATTTATTTGCAATGTCTTTCTTGGTTAAAGATGGAAGAGTACACATAGATGTTGATGAAAATAGATCTCAAATAGCAA TGCCTAGAAATGGTCCTTCTGCAGAAGACATCGAGAATGGAGTCGTTACTAGCCACCAATTCATTTTCAGATTTgactttgatgattggaag TTAATGAAGAGTCATGTGCCCCAGGAGAAGGAGCTGATGCCACACAGGGATGCAGTCTTTGGTGAAGCAAAACAAGAACCAAATTGTAAAGTGGATTCGATTTCTAACGGCTCTCAACCGATATACACGCCACCAGTCAAGAAGTTTTCCCGAATATTTGGCCGCTTTGTGCAATTATCTGAGTTGACTGAAGTTGGTTATACCTCTTGCAAGCGTAAAAGAAGCCAAATGTCAGCTATACATATGTAG
- the LOC140839468 gene encoding octanoyltransferase LIP2, mitochondrial-like isoform X1, which translates to MTREEKKAEEKEMKGPRRLWVWKMGVVNYLEALKLQDELTSNRKILKVTDILLSLQHPPTYTLGKRRTDHNILVSESELKAMGADLHYTQRGGDVTFHGPHQAILYPIISLRDIGLGARQYVEKLETTMIQLASVHGVEARAGQKSETGVWVGGRKIGAIVVRISSGIKSHGLAFNINPDMNYFKHIVPCGLEDKEVTSLQNEVKQVLPPDDVIHEQLISCFVSTFGYTDIIWKDGSSVVSFDQES; encoded by the exons ATGACAAGGGAGGAAAAAAAAGCAGAAGAAAAG GAAATGAAAGGTCCTCGACGCCTTTGGGTGTGGAAGATGGGTGTAGTTAATTACTTGGAGGCACTTAAGCTGCAAGATGAACTCACATCCAATAGAAAAATACTCAAGGTTACGGATATTCTTCTGTCCCTACAACATCCTCCTACATACACTCTCGGCAAAAGGCGAACTGATCACAACATATTGGTTTCCGAGTCTGAACTGAAAGCCATGGGTGCAGACCTTCACTATACACAACGTGGAGGTGATGTCACATTCCACGGTCCTCACCAGGCCATTTTATATCCAATTATCTCATTGAGAGATATCGGCTTAGGGGCGAGACAGTACGTGGAAAAGCTCGAAACAACAATGATTCAGTTAGCATCTGTACACGGTGTTGAAGCTCGTGCTGGACAAAAAAGTGAAACGGGAGTGTGGGTTGGAGGGAGAAAGATTGGGGCGATCGTAGTACGTATATCTTCTGGGATTAAATCTCATGGGTTGGCATTCAACATCAATCCTGACATGAACTACTTCAAGCACATTGTGCCATGTGGGCTTGAAGATAAAGAAGTCACTTCTTTGCAAAACGAAGTAAAACAGGTACTTCCTCCCGATGACGTAATTCATGAGCAGTTGATTTCTTGTTTTGTAAGCACATTTGGATACACTGATATTATTTGGAAAGATGGTTCGTCTGTAGTTTCATTTGATCAAGAAAGTTGA
- the LOC140839468 gene encoding octanoyltransferase LIP2, mitochondrial-like isoform X2 encodes MKGPRRLWVWKMGVVNYLEALKLQDELTSNRKILKVTDILLSLQHPPTYTLGKRRTDHNILVSESELKAMGADLHYTQRGGDVTFHGPHQAILYPIISLRDIGLGARQYVEKLETTMIQLASVHGVEARAGQKSETGVWVGGRKIGAIVVRISSGIKSHGLAFNINPDMNYFKHIVPCGLEDKEVTSLQNEVKQVLPPDDVIHEQLISCFVSTFGYTDIIWKDGSSVVSFDQES; translated from the coding sequence ATGAAAGGTCCTCGACGCCTTTGGGTGTGGAAGATGGGTGTAGTTAATTACTTGGAGGCACTTAAGCTGCAAGATGAACTCACATCCAATAGAAAAATACTCAAGGTTACGGATATTCTTCTGTCCCTACAACATCCTCCTACATACACTCTCGGCAAAAGGCGAACTGATCACAACATATTGGTTTCCGAGTCTGAACTGAAAGCCATGGGTGCAGACCTTCACTATACACAACGTGGAGGTGATGTCACATTCCACGGTCCTCACCAGGCCATTTTATATCCAATTATCTCATTGAGAGATATCGGCTTAGGGGCGAGACAGTACGTGGAAAAGCTCGAAACAACAATGATTCAGTTAGCATCTGTACACGGTGTTGAAGCTCGTGCTGGACAAAAAAGTGAAACGGGAGTGTGGGTTGGAGGGAGAAAGATTGGGGCGATCGTAGTACGTATATCTTCTGGGATTAAATCTCATGGGTTGGCATTCAACATCAATCCTGACATGAACTACTTCAAGCACATTGTGCCATGTGGGCTTGAAGATAAAGAAGTCACTTCTTTGCAAAACGAAGTAAAACAGGTACTTCCTCCCGATGACGTAATTCATGAGCAGTTGATTTCTTGTTTTGTAAGCACATTTGGATACACTGATATTATTTGGAAAGATGGTTCGTCTGTAGTTTCATTTGATCAAGAAAGTTGA